A stretch of the Channa argus isolate prfri chromosome 9, Channa argus male v1.0, whole genome shotgun sequence genome encodes the following:
- the etv5a gene encoding ETS translocation variant 5a isoform X4, producing MDEFYDQQVPFMLPPSHKSHVEEPSHNRPLNDRKRKFVDTELAQDTEELFQDLSQLQEIWIAEAQVPDDEQFVPDFQSDNLMFHGPPSAKIKRELTPSNELSPCRQDRSPMPYGEKCLYSYSACDRKPTPGFKPLTPPSTPVSPCGPASAAGAHPLSEQTPPPHAHVANANLGPRPVHLQQPITASACPPNQQSLPVHSPPFAVLCAPVSQDANNFTPEHRFQRQMSEPCLPFPPSESQGHPQFLPRPPSTNNNSLQRDGRPPYHRQMSEPLVAGPPQGFKQELIDPRYTEQGVPTMGPPGPPPGPPRQPAFHPMAIKQEPRDFCFDSEVPNCQSSFRRAGSFYQNNHENFSFDRDHQLYFDDTCVVPERLEGKVKQEPSVYRDGPPYQRRGSLQLWQFLVTLLDDPANGHFIAWTGRGMEFKLIEPEEVARRWGIQKNRPAMNYDKLSRSLRYYYEKGIMQKVAGERYVYKFVCDPEALFSMAFPDNQRPNLKADPDSLPGLDDDTVPLTHYDETAPFLLDGGEQCVAGLPFPDGYGY from the exons ATGGACGAATTCTATGACCAGCAAGTCCCATTTATGCTCCCACCCAGT CACAAATCTCACGTTGAGGAACCGTCTCACAACAGGCCTCTGAACGACCGGAAAAGAAAATTTGTTGACACGGAACTCGCCCAGGACACAGAAG AACTATTTCAAGACCTCAGTCAGCTGCAAGAGATCTGGATTGCAGAAG CCCAGGTGCCTGATGACGAACAATTTGTCCCAGATTTCCAGTCCGATAACT TGATGTTTCATGGGCCGCCATCAGCCAAGATCAAACGAGAGCTGACTCCCTCCAACGAGCTTTCTCCCTGTCGCCAAGACAGGAGTCCCATGCCCTACGGAGAGAAGTGCCTTTACAGCTACAG TGCCTGTGACAGGAAGCCCACTCCTGGGTTCAAGCCATTAACTCCCCCCTCCACACCAGTCTCTCCTTGTGGCCCCGCCAGCGCAGCAGGTGCGCACCCACTGAGTGAACAGACCCCCCCTCCTCACGCCCATGTAGCCAATGCGAACCTAGGGCCACGTCCGGTGCACCTACAGCAGCCTATAACAGCGAGCGCATGCCCGCCCAACCAGCAGTCACTCCCAGTCCACAGCCCACCATTTGCGGTGCTCTGTGCACCCGTCAGCCAGGATGCCAACAACTTCACACCTGAGCACAG GTTCCAGAGGCAGATGTCAGAGCCATGTCTACCTTTCCCCCCATCAGAGAGTCAAGGACATCCCCAGTTCTTACCCCGACCCCccagcaccaacaacaacagtttGCAACGTGACGGGCGACCACCATACCACAGGCAGATGTCAGAGCCATTGGTGGCCGGGCCTCCCCAGGGTTTCAAGCAAGAACTCATCGACCCACGATACACTGAGCAAGGTGTTCCCACCATGGGCCCCCCGGGTCCACCTCCCGGCCCTCCACGGCAGCCTGCTTTCCACCCAATGGCCATCAAGCAGGAACCCCGTGACTTCTGCTTCGATTCTG AAGTGCCTAACTGTCAGTCATCATTTAGAAGAGCGGGGAGCTTCTACCAGAATAACCATGAAA ACTTCTCCTTCGACAGAGATCATCAGCTGTACTTTGACGACACCTGCGTGGTCCCTGAAAGACTAGAAG GAAAAGTAAAACAGGAACCTTCGGTCTACCGTGACGGACCTCCCTACCAGCGCCGTGGCTCCCTGCAGCTGTGGCAGTTCCTGGTCACTTTACTGGATGACCCAGCTAATGGCCACTTCATAGCCTGGACGGGCCGAGGCATGGAGTTCAAACTTATCGAACCTGAGGAG GTGGCTCGTCGTTGGGGAATCCAGAAAAACAGACCGGCCATGAACTACGACAAGTTGAGCCGCTCGCTGCGTTACTACTACGAGAAGGGCATCATGCAGAAG GTGGCAGGTGAGCGATACGTGTACAAGTTTGTGTGTGATCCAGAGGCTCTCTTTTCCATGGCCTTCCCCGACAACCAGAGGCCCAACCTGAAGGCTGACCCCGACAGCCTGCCCGGGCTGGACGACGACACCGTACCCCTCACGCACTATGACGAAACGGCTCCCTTCCTGCTAGACGGCGGCGAGCAGTGTGTGGCAGGCTTGCCCTTCCCAGACGGCTACGGCTACTAA
- the etv5a gene encoding ETS translocation variant 5a isoform X3 has translation MDEFYDQQVPFMLPPSQHKSHVEEPSHNRPLNDRKRKFVDTELAQDTEELFQDLSQLQEIWIAEAQVPDDEQFVPDFQSDNLMFHGPPSAKIKRELTPSNELSPCRQDRSPMPYGEKCLYSYSACDRKPTPGFKPLTPPSTPVSPCGPASAAGAHPLSEQTPPPHAHVANANLGPRPVHLQQPITASACPPNQQSLPVHSPPFAVLCAPVSQDANNFTPEHRFQRQMSEPCLPFPPSESQGHPQFLPRPPSTNNNSLQRDGRPPYHRQMSEPLVAGPPQGFKQELIDPRYTEQGVPTMGPPGPPPGPPRQPAFHPMAIKQEPRDFCFDSEVPNCQSSFRRAGSFYQNNHENFSFDRDHQLYFDDTCVVPERLEGKVKQEPSVYRDGPPYQRRGSLQLWQFLVTLLDDPANGHFIAWTGRGMEFKLIEPEEVARRWGIQKNRPAMNYDKLSRSLRYYYEKGIMQKVAGERYVYKFVCDPEALFSMAFPDNQRPNLKADPDSLPGLDDDTVPLTHYDETAPFLLDGGEQCVAGLPFPDGYGY, from the exons ATGGACGAATTCTATGACCAGCAAGTCCCATTTATGCTCCCACCCAGT CAGCACAAATCTCACGTTGAGGAACCGTCTCACAACAGGCCTCTGAACGACCGGAAAAGAAAATTTGTTGACACGGAACTCGCCCAGGACACAGAAG AACTATTTCAAGACCTCAGTCAGCTGCAAGAGATCTGGATTGCAGAAG CCCAGGTGCCTGATGACGAACAATTTGTCCCAGATTTCCAGTCCGATAACT TGATGTTTCATGGGCCGCCATCAGCCAAGATCAAACGAGAGCTGACTCCCTCCAACGAGCTTTCTCCCTGTCGCCAAGACAGGAGTCCCATGCCCTACGGAGAGAAGTGCCTTTACAGCTACAG TGCCTGTGACAGGAAGCCCACTCCTGGGTTCAAGCCATTAACTCCCCCCTCCACACCAGTCTCTCCTTGTGGCCCCGCCAGCGCAGCAGGTGCGCACCCACTGAGTGAACAGACCCCCCCTCCTCACGCCCATGTAGCCAATGCGAACCTAGGGCCACGTCCGGTGCACCTACAGCAGCCTATAACAGCGAGCGCATGCCCGCCCAACCAGCAGTCACTCCCAGTCCACAGCCCACCATTTGCGGTGCTCTGTGCACCCGTCAGCCAGGATGCCAACAACTTCACACCTGAGCACAG GTTCCAGAGGCAGATGTCAGAGCCATGTCTACCTTTCCCCCCATCAGAGAGTCAAGGACATCCCCAGTTCTTACCCCGACCCCccagcaccaacaacaacagtttGCAACGTGACGGGCGACCACCATACCACAGGCAGATGTCAGAGCCATTGGTGGCCGGGCCTCCCCAGGGTTTCAAGCAAGAACTCATCGACCCACGATACACTGAGCAAGGTGTTCCCACCATGGGCCCCCCGGGTCCACCTCCCGGCCCTCCACGGCAGCCTGCTTTCCACCCAATGGCCATCAAGCAGGAACCCCGTGACTTCTGCTTCGATTCTG AAGTGCCTAACTGTCAGTCATCATTTAGAAGAGCGGGGAGCTTCTACCAGAATAACCATGAAA ACTTCTCCTTCGACAGAGATCATCAGCTGTACTTTGACGACACCTGCGTGGTCCCTGAAAGACTAGAAG GAAAAGTAAAACAGGAACCTTCGGTCTACCGTGACGGACCTCCCTACCAGCGCCGTGGCTCCCTGCAGCTGTGGCAGTTCCTGGTCACTTTACTGGATGACCCAGCTAATGGCCACTTCATAGCCTGGACGGGCCGAGGCATGGAGTTCAAACTTATCGAACCTGAGGAG GTGGCTCGTCGTTGGGGAATCCAGAAAAACAGACCGGCCATGAACTACGACAAGTTGAGCCGCTCGCTGCGTTACTACTACGAGAAGGGCATCATGCAGAAG GTGGCAGGTGAGCGATACGTGTACAAGTTTGTGTGTGATCCAGAGGCTCTCTTTTCCATGGCCTTCCCCGACAACCAGAGGCCCAACCTGAAGGCTGACCCCGACAGCCTGCCCGGGCTGGACGACGACACCGTACCCCTCACGCACTATGACGAAACGGCTCCCTTCCTGCTAGACGGCGGCGAGCAGTGTGTGGCAGGCTTGCCCTTCCCAGACGGCTACGGCTACTAA
- the etv5a gene encoding ETS translocation variant 5a isoform X2, producing MDEFYDQQVPFMLPPSHKSHVEEPSHNRPLNDRKRKFVDTELAQDTEELFQDLSQLQEIWIAEAQVPDDEQFVPDFQSDNLMFHGPPSAKIKRELTPSNELSPCRQDRSPMPYGEKCLYSYSACDRKPTPGFKPLTPPSTPVSPCGPASAAGAHPLSEQTPPPHAHVANANLGPRPVHLQQPITASACPPNQQSLPVHSPPFAVLCAPVSQDANNFTPEHRFQRQMSEPCLPFPPSESQGHPQFLPRPPSTNNNSLQRDGRPPYHRQMSEPLVAGPPQGFKQELIDPRYTEQGVPTMGPPGPPPGPPRQPAFHPMAIKQEPRDFCFDSEVPNCQSSFRRAGSFYQNNHENFSFDRDHQLYFDDTCVVPERLEGKVKQEPSVYRDGPPYQRRGSLQLWQFLVTLLDDPANGHFIAWTGRGMEFKLIEPEEVARRWGIQKNRPAMNYDKLSRSLRYYYEKGIMQKVKVAGERYVYKFVCDPEALFSMAFPDNQRPNLKADPDSLPGLDDDTVPLTHYDETAPFLLDGGEQCVAGLPFPDGYGY from the exons ATGGACGAATTCTATGACCAGCAAGTCCCATTTATGCTCCCACCCAGT CACAAATCTCACGTTGAGGAACCGTCTCACAACAGGCCTCTGAACGACCGGAAAAGAAAATTTGTTGACACGGAACTCGCCCAGGACACAGAAG AACTATTTCAAGACCTCAGTCAGCTGCAAGAGATCTGGATTGCAGAAG CCCAGGTGCCTGATGACGAACAATTTGTCCCAGATTTCCAGTCCGATAACT TGATGTTTCATGGGCCGCCATCAGCCAAGATCAAACGAGAGCTGACTCCCTCCAACGAGCTTTCTCCCTGTCGCCAAGACAGGAGTCCCATGCCCTACGGAGAGAAGTGCCTTTACAGCTACAG TGCCTGTGACAGGAAGCCCACTCCTGGGTTCAAGCCATTAACTCCCCCCTCCACACCAGTCTCTCCTTGTGGCCCCGCCAGCGCAGCAGGTGCGCACCCACTGAGTGAACAGACCCCCCCTCCTCACGCCCATGTAGCCAATGCGAACCTAGGGCCACGTCCGGTGCACCTACAGCAGCCTATAACAGCGAGCGCATGCCCGCCCAACCAGCAGTCACTCCCAGTCCACAGCCCACCATTTGCGGTGCTCTGTGCACCCGTCAGCCAGGATGCCAACAACTTCACACCTGAGCACAG GTTCCAGAGGCAGATGTCAGAGCCATGTCTACCTTTCCCCCCATCAGAGAGTCAAGGACATCCCCAGTTCTTACCCCGACCCCccagcaccaacaacaacagtttGCAACGTGACGGGCGACCACCATACCACAGGCAGATGTCAGAGCCATTGGTGGCCGGGCCTCCCCAGGGTTTCAAGCAAGAACTCATCGACCCACGATACACTGAGCAAGGTGTTCCCACCATGGGCCCCCCGGGTCCACCTCCCGGCCCTCCACGGCAGCCTGCTTTCCACCCAATGGCCATCAAGCAGGAACCCCGTGACTTCTGCTTCGATTCTG AAGTGCCTAACTGTCAGTCATCATTTAGAAGAGCGGGGAGCTTCTACCAGAATAACCATGAAA ACTTCTCCTTCGACAGAGATCATCAGCTGTACTTTGACGACACCTGCGTGGTCCCTGAAAGACTAGAAG GAAAAGTAAAACAGGAACCTTCGGTCTACCGTGACGGACCTCCCTACCAGCGCCGTGGCTCCCTGCAGCTGTGGCAGTTCCTGGTCACTTTACTGGATGACCCAGCTAATGGCCACTTCATAGCCTGGACGGGCCGAGGCATGGAGTTCAAACTTATCGAACCTGAGGAG GTGGCTCGTCGTTGGGGAATCCAGAAAAACAGACCGGCCATGAACTACGACAAGTTGAGCCGCTCGCTGCGTTACTACTACGAGAAGGGCATCATGCAGAAGGTAAAG GTGGCAGGTGAGCGATACGTGTACAAGTTTGTGTGTGATCCAGAGGCTCTCTTTTCCATGGCCTTCCCCGACAACCAGAGGCCCAACCTGAAGGCTGACCCCGACAGCCTGCCCGGGCTGGACGACGACACCGTACCCCTCACGCACTATGACGAAACGGCTCCCTTCCTGCTAGACGGCGGCGAGCAGTGTGTGGCAGGCTTGCCCTTCCCAGACGGCTACGGCTACTAA
- the etv5a gene encoding ETS translocation variant 5a isoform X1: protein MDEFYDQQVPFMLPPSQHKSHVEEPSHNRPLNDRKRKFVDTELAQDTEELFQDLSQLQEIWIAEAQVPDDEQFVPDFQSDNLMFHGPPSAKIKRELTPSNELSPCRQDRSPMPYGEKCLYSYSACDRKPTPGFKPLTPPSTPVSPCGPASAAGAHPLSEQTPPPHAHVANANLGPRPVHLQQPITASACPPNQQSLPVHSPPFAVLCAPVSQDANNFTPEHRFQRQMSEPCLPFPPSESQGHPQFLPRPPSTNNNSLQRDGRPPYHRQMSEPLVAGPPQGFKQELIDPRYTEQGVPTMGPPGPPPGPPRQPAFHPMAIKQEPRDFCFDSEVPNCQSSFRRAGSFYQNNHENFSFDRDHQLYFDDTCVVPERLEGKVKQEPSVYRDGPPYQRRGSLQLWQFLVTLLDDPANGHFIAWTGRGMEFKLIEPEEVARRWGIQKNRPAMNYDKLSRSLRYYYEKGIMQKVKVAGERYVYKFVCDPEALFSMAFPDNQRPNLKADPDSLPGLDDDTVPLTHYDETAPFLLDGGEQCVAGLPFPDGYGY from the exons ATGGACGAATTCTATGACCAGCAAGTCCCATTTATGCTCCCACCCAGT CAGCACAAATCTCACGTTGAGGAACCGTCTCACAACAGGCCTCTGAACGACCGGAAAAGAAAATTTGTTGACACGGAACTCGCCCAGGACACAGAAG AACTATTTCAAGACCTCAGTCAGCTGCAAGAGATCTGGATTGCAGAAG CCCAGGTGCCTGATGACGAACAATTTGTCCCAGATTTCCAGTCCGATAACT TGATGTTTCATGGGCCGCCATCAGCCAAGATCAAACGAGAGCTGACTCCCTCCAACGAGCTTTCTCCCTGTCGCCAAGACAGGAGTCCCATGCCCTACGGAGAGAAGTGCCTTTACAGCTACAG TGCCTGTGACAGGAAGCCCACTCCTGGGTTCAAGCCATTAACTCCCCCCTCCACACCAGTCTCTCCTTGTGGCCCCGCCAGCGCAGCAGGTGCGCACCCACTGAGTGAACAGACCCCCCCTCCTCACGCCCATGTAGCCAATGCGAACCTAGGGCCACGTCCGGTGCACCTACAGCAGCCTATAACAGCGAGCGCATGCCCGCCCAACCAGCAGTCACTCCCAGTCCACAGCCCACCATTTGCGGTGCTCTGTGCACCCGTCAGCCAGGATGCCAACAACTTCACACCTGAGCACAG GTTCCAGAGGCAGATGTCAGAGCCATGTCTACCTTTCCCCCCATCAGAGAGTCAAGGACATCCCCAGTTCTTACCCCGACCCCccagcaccaacaacaacagtttGCAACGTGACGGGCGACCACCATACCACAGGCAGATGTCAGAGCCATTGGTGGCCGGGCCTCCCCAGGGTTTCAAGCAAGAACTCATCGACCCACGATACACTGAGCAAGGTGTTCCCACCATGGGCCCCCCGGGTCCACCTCCCGGCCCTCCACGGCAGCCTGCTTTCCACCCAATGGCCATCAAGCAGGAACCCCGTGACTTCTGCTTCGATTCTG AAGTGCCTAACTGTCAGTCATCATTTAGAAGAGCGGGGAGCTTCTACCAGAATAACCATGAAA ACTTCTCCTTCGACAGAGATCATCAGCTGTACTTTGACGACACCTGCGTGGTCCCTGAAAGACTAGAAG GAAAAGTAAAACAGGAACCTTCGGTCTACCGTGACGGACCTCCCTACCAGCGCCGTGGCTCCCTGCAGCTGTGGCAGTTCCTGGTCACTTTACTGGATGACCCAGCTAATGGCCACTTCATAGCCTGGACGGGCCGAGGCATGGAGTTCAAACTTATCGAACCTGAGGAG GTGGCTCGTCGTTGGGGAATCCAGAAAAACAGACCGGCCATGAACTACGACAAGTTGAGCCGCTCGCTGCGTTACTACTACGAGAAGGGCATCATGCAGAAGGTAAAG GTGGCAGGTGAGCGATACGTGTACAAGTTTGTGTGTGATCCAGAGGCTCTCTTTTCCATGGCCTTCCCCGACAACCAGAGGCCCAACCTGAAGGCTGACCCCGACAGCCTGCCCGGGCTGGACGACGACACCGTACCCCTCACGCACTATGACGAAACGGCTCCCTTCCTGCTAGACGGCGGCGAGCAGTGTGTGGCAGGCTTGCCCTTCCCAGACGGCTACGGCTACTAA